The following coding sequences are from one Lycium ferocissimum isolate CSIRO_LF1 chromosome 3, AGI_CSIRO_Lferr_CH_V1, whole genome shotgun sequence window:
- the LOC132048853 gene encoding uncharacterized protein LOC132048853 — protein sequence MAWRAREKAIKDLRGDPADSYKKLLAYIYILDKTYPGLLVKMHKSPENEFMYLFVALKAFIKGFECCRPIVVVDGAHLKSTYNGTFVSASTLDGAGNILPVAYGVIDSENNKSWTWFFELFKQAYGVRQNMCVVSDRHESIIHAVSKVYPTVPHLACILHLWKNVTKQYTSNSEVLSPIFYSLAKAYTQDEFDKLMEKIGNLEDAGRDKWSRLYSPIKRGWTMTSNIAECINGKLVAARELHIFDFLEEVRKMFGRWNCTNRKNGTCTFTTLMRRYQEMLSINEYKSIRMRPETVVNTYDVPVDPLPDETEWNVPKSISDEVAMPPIYKRPHRRPKKEGISHYRS from the exons ATGGCATGGAGAGCTAGAGAGAAGGCTATAAAAGATTTGAGAGGTGATCCAGCTGATTCATATAAGAAGTTGCtggcatatatatacatccttGATAAAACGTATCCTGGATTGCTTGTTAAAATGCATAAATCACCAGAAAATGagtttatgtatttgtttgtagcACTCAAAGCATTCATAAAGGGGTTCGAGTGTTGTAGACCAATAGTTGTAGTGGATGGTGCACACCTTAAATCAACGTATAATGGTACATTTGTGTCGGCAAGTACTTTGGATGGAGCAG GTAATATCCTACCAGTAGCGTATGGTGTGATAGATTCTGAGAATAATAAGTCCTGGACGTGGTTCTTTGAACTGTTCAAGCAAGCTTATGGTGTTAGGCAAAATATGTGTGTCGTGTCCGACagacatgaaagcataatacaCGCAGTTTCTAAGGTGTATCCTACTGTTCCTCATTTGGCTTGTATATTGCATTTGTGGAAAAATGTGACAAAGCAATACACATCGAACAGTGAGGTGTTGAGTCCTATTTTTTATTCACTGGCGAAGGCATACACCCAGGATGAGTTCGATAAATTGATGGAGAAGATTGGGAATCTTGAAGATGCTGGAAGGGATAAATGGTCTAGGCTTTATTCACCTATTAAGAGAGGATGGACAATGACTTCGAATATAGCCGAATGTATTAATGGAAAACTGGTTGCTGCAAGAGAGTTACATatttttgatttccttgaagaagtgaggaagatGTTTGGTAGATGGAATTgcacaaatagaaaaaatggTACCTGCACATTCACAACACTGATGAGGCGATATCAAGAGATGTTGTCAATCAACGAGTACAAATCAATACGAATGAGG CCAGAAACAGTTGTGAACACATATGATGTGCCGGTTGATCCTCTTCCCGATGAGACCGAGTGGAATGTTCCTAAAAGCATATCAGATGAAGTTGCTATGCCACCGATCTATAAGAGACCCCACAGGAGgccaaaaaaagaagggatAAGCCATTACAGGAGTTGA